The following coding sequences are from one Pseudomonas mendocina window:
- a CDS encoding TetR/AcrR family transcriptional regulator: MTEAAVGIASAPPEAVRKARKNNPEKTRESILQAAITEFVQQGLSGARVDAIAERTATSKRMIYYYFGSKEQLYLEVLIKLYGDIRGTESRLDLASLPPALAIRRLVEFTFDHHDRNVDFVRIVSIENIHYGEYVKQSPAIRQMSNVVLDTLGKTIRRGEEEGVFRANIDVLDVHLLMSSFCFYRVSNRHTFGHIFAIDFQDDETKRRHKEMICEAVLRFVQR, encoded by the coding sequence ATGACTGAAGCAGCCGTAGGCATTGCCTCCGCTCCCCCAGAAGCGGTGCGCAAGGCGCGCAAGAACAACCCTGAAAAGACCCGCGAGAGCATTCTCCAGGCCGCTATCACCGAGTTCGTCCAGCAGGGCCTCTCGGGCGCGCGGGTGGATGCCATTGCCGAGCGTACCGCGACCTCGAAGCGGATGATCTATTACTACTTCGGGAGCAAGGAACAGCTCTATCTCGAAGTCCTGATCAAGCTTTACGGCGATATTCGCGGCACCGAGAGCCGGCTCGATCTGGCTTCGCTGCCTCCGGCCCTGGCGATCCGTCGGCTGGTGGAATTCACCTTCGACCACCATGACCGCAACGTCGACTTCGTGCGCATCGTCAGCATCGAGAACATCCACTACGGCGAGTACGTCAAACAGTCGCCAGCCATCCGCCAGATGAGCAACGTGGTGCTCGACACCCTCGGCAAGACCATTCGCCGCGGCGAGGAAGAAGGCGTGTTTCGCGCCAATATCGATGTGCTGGACGTGCATCTGCTGATGAGCTCGTTCTGTTTCTACCGCGTATCGAACCGGCATACCTTCGGGCATATCTTTGCCATCGATTTTCAGGATGATGAGACCAAAAGGCGGCACAAGGAGATGATCTGCGAGGCCGTGCTTCGGTTCGTGCAGCGTTAG